The sequence ccttcaattcaaaatcaCGTGCAGTTGAGGTTGACACTGTCCAGTGTCCAGCCTTTTCTCCTTAAGAAATATGGAGGGATGCCATCTGGAGCCACCGATTTTGAAACGTAACCAAACCTTTTACTCTTGCAAATCTCAAATTGCTCGTACACGTCCTTGGGGTCGAAAGACTGCGGTTCCTTATCTGGATTATGTCTACAGAAGCCAAAACAGCACGTTGTTTCGTCTTCCTCTTTAGCATTTGTGTTTGCTTCCCTGAATTAAGGCCAAGTTTAATGCACAGATCCAGTTAGAAAAATCATGTCGATTATGTAAAGAAGCCGAACATAaaggattttgattttctaaagCTTCACGGTCAcataatatgaaaaacaaataaatggaaACTGCGACTTGTGATTATTAAACATACCCTTTATGCTTCCCTTGACGCTCGATCACGTAGTATCGGTTGGAAGACAGTGGCTGATTTAACACGGGGATGAAGATAACTTGGTTAGTACTGTTAATAGTCTGTCCATCAGCTGTGCTTGTGGTGTAGCTAACTGTTAGATTCTTGTTCTGCGGGAAAGGCAGGTCTTTGACAAAATCGATCTTGGAGCAGCAAAAACAACAAGTAAGATCAACTTCTTCATCTTGTATTATCAATATACCAGAATTTGAACCTTCAGGAGGAGCTGATGAAAGAGCTGAGGTGTAGCTAGCTGTTAGATTCTTGTTCTGCGGGAAAGGCAGGTCTTTGACAAAATCGATCTTGGAGCAGCAAAAACAACAAGTAAGATCAACTTCTTCATCTTGTATTATCAATATACCAGAATTTGAACCTTCAGGAGGAGCTGATGAAAGAGCTGAGGGATTTCTTTTGTACATCGAAAGAGGCCTGGTCACATACATTTTTGTTGGAAAACTTTCTTTTCTGTACTACTACTTCTTTTCTGCTGTGAAATTTGTAATGATTAGGAGTATTTCTTAAAGCAGTATTCATCTCAGCTTCTTAATCTCCATGTCTATATATAGAGAGGGGGGTGGTCAAAGAGAGAAACTGTGAAAAGTCTATAACAGGCACGGGCAATTTAAGCAAGGAATAAGAATCCTAGCAGAGGTAAAACTTAGACAAGTAAGACACAAGTACTATAATATGAAATTATGAATGCTTTCAGAGAGACATTCATGAAAATTCACACATCAGCCTAAAAGGCATGCCCTCTCAACCAGTGCACATCCAAGGCAACCAATTGagatggaaaacaaaataaaaagtaatagtACCCAAAGCTAAAGCATCTTCTCCAGTTTAATAGAGTAATTGATGGATGAAAGTGTGAATCATACTAATAAGGCTTTAAACAATAAAGCATTCTCTTACAATTCAAAATAGGACAAGCTAAATGAGCCAACATCTTATTGCTGTGAGCTCAAGGCTGTAGGTTAACTTCTAACACCAGCAATTGCATAGAATTATCATCCATAAATTCTCAGAATACAAGTAAACAATTTAATTCCTGCTAGACCTCTAATTGCTCTTCAATCAAAGAATTGTACACAAATATAGCAAATACAAGGTTTCTACAGCCGCCCGCTATTTGAATAAATGAGAGTgaaaatgaaagtaaaatgaCAATCTATACCTCAAAGTATTATCTACGCTTTTAAAAAGGCCCATCTTCGCTTTCATCCTAGTGTCCAGGACTTGCTCGAGATTGCAGAACCTACCAGGCACTAGATATAGCACTCCGTTTGCTTTGCATTTAAACAGCTTTGAATTTCGATCTCACTGGGAAAATTCAGACAATGGTCAGCTAAAAGAGGTTGCtctactaaaattaaattttccacAATAGTTCCAAGCCACCAAACATACAGATATGTACAGTTCAAGAGCTGACTGCTGATCAAAGGAGGGATGATGTTTGGATCGGGTACCTTTCAGCTTAACCAACATAAAGCAATAATAGCAGGAAAATCACACCACCGCAGAGGTTGTACGGCGAAGATCTGCAACACCATTGTTGAATTTGGCACTAAGTTGTCTGCCCTTGAAACTTGCATATCTTCCTGGCTTTGGCAGAAATAGTGAGCTCAACATTTGCTCCAAAGTCTGCACCGAGTATTTTGCATATTTACTGGAACTTCCATCTAGCTCTACCAAGGGCCCATAGCTCTGCATATAACTCCGATAAACTGGTACAACTGCCTGCACAATCTGCTGGCATATCTTATCCCTGAGATCTCTATCTGGCACAACCCAGCTGGACTGCCTCTTATACATTTCATCAAAAGCTTCGTTGAAATTTTTCAGCCTTTTCTTGACAAGATCACGGGCAGTGGCACGCCCACCTGAGAACAGAATCAGGCCTTCACGACTTAAATGACCTGGAAGCTTCCCCCAACTATCTCGCAAGAATATTGCAGCGTAATAGTCTTTGTACTGTTCATGTTCTCTAAACCAAGAATCCCCTAAGAGATCCCCAACCTTTGTTCCCTTCAAATGCTTGTATAAATGATAGTGATTGTTCATGGCAAAAAGGTTAGATAGGATAGAATCTTCATAAGCCTTTGTCCATGTCTCCAGATTGAGCTCAATGGCTTTAACTATGTTCAAAACCTCACTAACAAGAATCCTCTCCTGAAACTTCTCATGCTTCCAACTTCGATGAATGAGCAGAACCTGGTTCAGGATAGGTTTATAATTATCCCCAAGCAGCTTATTACAGTAATCAGTAATGATGCTCACCAGTATAGGGACGTTCCCATCTGGAGGAGGTGGAATCTGCCTCTGCAACTCCACCTGAACAAGAAGTTCCCAGAAAATCTCAGCTGCCCCATCAATCACCCTCTTAATGAGATCCCGTGTGAGATTTTGGATTTCAATACAGGCTGCTCCGCCAAAAAGCCTGTTAAAATCCAGCCTTAATTTGTTCAGTGACGCAAATATATCCAACAATTTCAGAAGCTTGATTGGATCTTTCTTACTTTCTGTAACAGTCTtcccaaattgaagaaatgcaAGAATGCCAGTCTGGGCAGCTATTTTGGAAAAGCATCCCATCCAAACATCCAAGCCAAATCTCTCAAAAACATCGTTACAAAGCTTGTACTCCGCTTCAAACAGGTGCTTCACTGCAAACTCCAAATGCTTGCCCCACTGAGCTATATATCCTTCTATGCTCTGCACATCATTGAATTCAGGTATTGAGATCTCAAGGTAATCCAAATCCAGCGCCTGCAGACTAGCTCTAACATTCGAACTACGAACTTCAACATATATTGATATGCACTTTTCAAGTCTATTATTAGTTCTCAACCTCCCAAGAATGGCTTGCAACTTGTGTATAACAGACACAGGTAATAGTGACGGTGCAATGACTGCCTGTTCACCAAGATCCGGAGATGATGACATTGGCAGTGGCACACTATGTTCTGTCAAAAGCCGCCGAAACTCACCTTCCAATTTATCCAACGCAGCATTTAAAAGCCCGCCATCAAGACGAGCTCGTTCATCATCACTTTGTGATTCCCTAAGACCCTTCACTgacttcttcaaattcaaaaGATGCTGCTCATCTGCCATAACATTATCCTCCAAATACTCCAATATATCATCCAACCACTGGATTGCTAATCCACAATTATCCCCCAGAAACCTCAAAGCCTCCTCAAGTCGCTTTAACACTGACAAATACCCAGGAAGATTGTTCCTTGGATCCGATAACGACTTCTCCAGTCCATGAACTGCATCAAAAACCTTAAGAACCGCGGCCGCAGGACCAATGGCACGGTTAATATGACCCCCAGCAGCAACAAGTGCTTCCTTGTCCGCACGAATGGGGCGCACTGCCGCCTCTAGAGAAGGCAGTCTTCGGTTAATCTCATCTAATCTCGGCCCAGCCTTCTCAAGAGAAAACCCTAAAGCTTTCGACTTCTCTAAACTTAGCTTCAATGACTTCCTTGCAGCtatcaaattctcaatcatatCATTACCATGAACATCACTCCTCCCTAGTTCAGCCATTACAGTCCTAAACTCTCTATTTACACAGCAAAcccctaaaaaatcaaagatctTAACTTCTGGGTTCCACACAAATTAAGATGAAAAGGCCttatattaaatcaaagttCTGAACTTTTGCtggaaaaagataaaattagcaATCAAGATTTGATCGTTTTTTATCTAATGATTTTGGGTTCTTTAggtaattgattattattaacCAGGGATTCATGTAACAACAAATCTTCATGTCTACAATCTTTAACCAAACTTCACCAGTTTCAGACGAAACTAAAGACTAACAAAGCTAACATCACAAGTAACTAACAAACCTTAGGGAAGTTTGGTCTTTTAAGGTAGACAACAGAGTGTAAGAGTGCAAGAAACTCGCTTGATGAGATTTCCTTGGTTTTTTAAGCTTTGGCAAGCTTGATAGAGCGAGTTGACCCGGTGAGTCACAGAATCTGACGAGCAAG is a genomic window of Populus alba chromosome 18, ASM523922v2, whole genome shotgun sequence containing:
- the LOC118059424 gene encoding exocyst complex component EXO70A1 isoform X2; the encoded protein is MAELGRSDVHGNDMIENLIAARKSLKLSLEKSKALGFSLEKAGPRLDEINRRLPSLEAAVRPIRADKEALVAAGGHINRAIGPAAAVLKVFDAVHGLEKSLSDPRNNLPGYLSVLKRLEEALRFLGDNCGLAIQWLDDILEYLEDNVMADEQHLLNLKKSVKGLRESQSDDERARLDGGLLNAALDKLEGEFRRLLTEHSVPLPMSSSPDLGEQAVIAPSLLPVSVIHKLQAILGRLRTNNRLEKCISIYVEVRSSNVRASLQALDLDYLEISIPEFNDVQSIEGYIAQWGKHLEFAVKHLFEAEYKLCNDVFERFGLDVWMGCFSKIAAQTGILAFLQFGKTVTESKKDPIKLLKLLDIFASLNKLRLDFNRLFGGAACIEIQNLTRDLIKRVIDGAAEIFWELLVQVELQRQIPPPPDGNVPILVLLIHRSWKHEKFQERILVSEVLNIVKAIELNLETWTKAYEDSILSNLFAMNNHYHLYKHLKGTKVGDLLGDSWFREHEQYKDYYAAIFLRDSWGKLPGHLSREGLILFSGGRATARDLVKKRLKNFNEAFDEMYKRQSSWVVPDRDLRDKICQQIVQAVVPVYRSYMQSYGPLVELDGSSSKYAKYSVQTLEQMLSSLFLPKPGRYASFKGRQLSAKFNNGVADLRRTTSAVV
- the LOC118059424 gene encoding exocyst complex component EXO70A1 isoform X1 produces the protein MAELGRSDVHGNDMIENLIAARKSLKLSLEKSKALGFSLEKAGPRLDEINRRLPSLEAAVRPIRADKEALVAAGGHINRAIGPAAAVLKVFDAVHGLEKSLSDPRNNLPGYLSVLKRLEEALRFLGDNCGLAIQWLDDILEYLEDNVMADEQHLLNLKKSVKGLRESQSDDERARLDGGLLNAALDKLEGEFRRLLTEHSVPLPMSSSPDLGEQAVIAPSLLPVSVIHKLQAILGRLRTNNRLEKCISIYVEVRSSNVRASLQALDLDYLEISIPEFNDVQSIEGYIAQWGKHLEFAVKHLFEAEYKLCNDVFERFGLDVWMGCFSKIAAQTGILAFLQFGKTVTESKKDPIKLLKLLDIFASLNKLRLDFNRLFGGAACIEIQNLTRDLIKRVIDGAAEIFWELLVQVELQRQIPPPPDGNVPILVSIITDYCNKLLGDNYKPILNQVLLIHRSWKHEKFQERILVSEVLNIVKAIELNLETWTKAYEDSILSNLFAMNNHYHLYKHLKGTKVGDLLGDSWFREHEQYKDYYAAIFLRDSWGKLPGHLSREGLILFSGGRATARDLVKKRLKNFNEAFDEMYKRQSSWVVPDRDLRDKICQQIVQAVVPVYRSYMQSYGPLVELDGSSSKYAKYSVQTLEQMLSSLFLPKPGRYASFKGRQLSAKFNNGVADLRRTTSAVV